Proteins from a single region of Mycobacteriales bacterium:
- the rpmJ gene encoding 50S ribosomal protein L36 — protein sequence MKVKPSVKKMCDKCKVIRRHGRVMVICENLRHKQRQG from the coding sequence GTGAAGGTCAAGCCGAGCGTCAAGAAGATGTGTGACAAGTGCAAGGTGATCCGCCGTCATGGCCGGGTCATGGTGATCTGCGAGAACCTGCGGCACAAGCAGCGGCAGGGCTAG
- the infA gene encoding translation initiation factor IF-1, which yields MPKKEGAIEIEGRVVEPLPNAMFRVELANGHKVLAHISGKMRQHYIRILPEDRVVVELSPYDLSRGRIVYRYK from the coding sequence ATGCCGAAGAAGGAAGGCGCCATCGAGATCGAGGGGCGCGTTGTCGAGCCGTTGCCGAACGCCATGTTCCGCGTCGAGCTCGCCAATGGTCACAAGGTCTTGGCCCACATCAGTGGCAAGATGCGCCAGCACTACATTCGGATCCTCCCCGAAGACCGGGTCGTGGTTGAGCTGTCGCCGTACGACCTGTCCCGCGGTCGAATCGTCTACCGGTACAAGTAG
- the rpsM gene encoding 30S ribosomal protein S13 has translation MARLVGVDLPRDKRIEVALTYIFGIGRTRALQTLAETGVSPDTRVRDLTDEDLVKLRDWIEANYRIEGDLRREVAADIRRKIEIGCYQGIRHRRGLPVRGQRTHTNARGRKGPRKTVAGKKKAGKK, from the coding sequence ATGGCACGCCTCGTTGGCGTCGACCTTCCCCGCGACAAGCGGATCGAGGTCGCGCTCACCTACATCTTTGGCATCGGGCGCACCCGTGCGCTCCAGACGCTGGCCGAGACCGGCGTCAGCCCCGACACCCGCGTCCGCGACCTGACCGACGAAGACCTGGTCAAGCTGCGTGACTGGATCGAGGCCAACTACCGCATCGAGGGCGACCTCCGACGCGAGGTTGCCGCCGACATCCGCCGCAAGATCGAGATCGGCTGCTACCAGGGCATCCGCCACCGTCGTGGCCTCCCGGTCCGCGGTCAGCGCACCCACACCAATGCCCGTGGCCGTAAGGGTCCGCGCAAGACCGTGGCCGGCAAGAAGAAGGCAGGGAAGAAGTAA